DNA from Ovis aries strain OAR_USU_Benz2616 breed Rambouillet chromosome 15, ARS-UI_Ramb_v3.0, whole genome shotgun sequence:
ATCTTAATCTGTGggattttaatgttttctgtaatgaagatttttgttgttatttagttgctaagtcatggctgactttttgtgaccccatggactatagcccaccagcctcctctgtccgtgggatttcccaggcaagaatactggagtgggttgccatttccttctccgggagatcttctcgacccagggattgaacccaagttgctggcattggcaggcagattctttaccactgagccaccagggactcagTCAGTGAATACTTTGACTTTCCCCAGAAGAGCAGAGGGAAAAGTCTCTGGGTTTCTGGATTCCTAGTGACTCCGGGGGAGGCCTCAGTGGTTCTATGAACTTGAAAGTTAGAATTACAACTTCATGTTCATTTTTTCTGCGGATAAGCCCAGAAAAATCgctagattttttaaaacctttcctGATCTCAAAAGCGAAAAGAACTGTTGATTTATTGGCCAAGAGGTGCGTCTTGGTTAGCTCTCTAGGTCATGGCACGTAACAAACAGCCTCAAAATCTCGGTGGCTTCCTCCAGCTAGCGTTTATTTCTCATACAGTTTGCGTGTTACTGACTATGGCTCAGTGGCTGCTGTGGGTCAGCTTTCAAGGATCTGGTTCTAAAATTCAGGGGGAAAGAGATTTGCTTCCCAGGTCCATTCCCTCCCCATGGAATGGGGCAGAGGACCAAGAGAGAATCCGAGCGGATTCTGCAATGCCATCAAAGCTTCCCCCTGAAGCTTGTCACTTCTGCTCATGCTGTGcagatgctaagttgtgtccaactctaagttgtgaccccgtggactatagtctgccagcctcctctgtccgtgggatttcccaggcaagaatactggggtgggttgccatttcctcctccaggggatcttcccaacccagggattgaacccacatcttctgcattgggaagcagattctttaccatctgcaccaccagggaagccctgtgcctTTCATAGGCTCCCCCAAGTCATGAGCAAGCCAGACCAGGAGCTGGTGTCCTGCTTACCAGGAGGCTCCTCGGCAAAAAGCGGGCCTACAGTCACTCACAGCTGGAGAAGCGGAGAGTCTGGGACAACAAGAGAGTCAACCACATCATCCTGAGGAGGTGCCCAGTGCAGTGTCCCCAGATTAGTCTTCAGGGGCAGTCCTGGTACCCGTTTGCCCAGAGCCAGCAAGTCTCTACACCCGAGACCTGCAGCCACCATCAAGTCCTGTGGTTAAAATGTGAATCCCCTTGCCAAGAGCTGTTTCTCCGCCAGATCTCCTTCTTTGTGTTAATGACATACACTAAGTCCCCTACATgggaaccttcaagttgtgaactttccaAGATGCGAGTGTGGGTTCCACCAGCATCAGGCGTGAGTGACGCTGCAGCTCGCCCCCCGTCTCCTGTTGCTGATGGTCCCTCAGCTCCACCACCTCCCACGTCCTCTCCCTCCTCTAATCAGGGACTCTTCTTGCCTGTCCACTCGATGCCGGCCTCTGTGTGCCAGCTGTCGTGCTACGCTTTTCAGGGTGCTGtccagttccgttcagttgctcagttgggtcccactctttgcaaccccatggaccacagcacaccaggcctccctgtccgtcaccaataccccgagtttactcaaactcatgtccattgagtcgatgatgccatccaaccatctcatcctctgtcgtccccttctcctaccttcagtctttcgaagcatccgagtcttttccagtgagtcagttcttcacatcaggtagctggagtattggagtttcagcttcagcatcagtccttccaatgaacactcagggctgatctcctttaggatggactggttagatctctttgcagtccaagggactctcaagagtcttccccaacaccacagttcaaaagcatcaattctttggcactcagctttctttatagtccaactgtcacatccgaggtactgtactgtaagattaaaaatgttttccttatttttttgttgttttttatgtaatatttgtgtgaaaagtattataagctAACATTATGGTATAGTACTGTATAGCTGTTTGTGTTAGTTGGGTTGGACTTACAAATGCATTGGACTTACGGATGCGCTGTCAGAACAGAACTCACTCATATCTCAGGGACTTACTGTGCTCTGTATCCCTGGAACCACATTGGGCGCATAAACATAGCCCTGAGACACACACTCCTCTCTACACTGCCCTCCGAACCACTTGAATCTTTTCCTAATCCTCCACACTAGTTATCTGTCACCAGAATAGTGATTCTAAAACACAGTTTCTCACGTCAGTGTCCTTCgtttaacagaaataaagtgggaGAAAACAACGCGAAGCTGCTAGGATGGCTTTCCTTACAAGGACGGCTTTCTCAGTTCAGTAGACGGGACCTCCACAGTTTGGGTCTGAATCTTCCCTTTCCACCAGCTCCTCGCCTTTAACCCCCCATGCTTGCTGTTCTCAGACCCTCACCCTGGGTTCCTTTGCAGAGCGAGGTGATAGAGTGTAAGCTTTGAAGCCAGACCAGCCTGGCTTCGGATCCTAGTCCTGCTGTTTAGCGCGTGTGGGAAATGGACATGGGGTTGATTTAAGTGTCAGTCTCCTAATCTCTGAAAGAGTGGGATTATTTCTAGCTCTGTGGGCAGGATGTTGTAAGAGTTAAATGAAGAATTCTTTTTTGTGAAGAGTTTCTTCGCATttgtgaaaaatctgcctgcagtgtgggagacctgggttcaatccctgagtcggaagggtcccctggaggaggaaacggcaacccactccagtatccttgcctggaggatcccatgggcagagaagcctggcggctacagtccaaggagtcgctGAGTAGCACACGGCTGAGCCGCTAGCACACGCGGCATTCGTGAAAGGCTcccttggtggcttagtggtaaagaacccaccggccaaggcaggagatgtgggtttgacccctgggttgggacgattccctggaaaaggaaatggcaatctactccagtgttcttgcttgggaaattccatggccagaggagccaggccgggctgcagtccgtggggtcaccgAAGAGCCGGATGCAGGTTAACAACTAACCAGCAATAACAATAAGCATTTTGTGAAATGCCCGGTGTGCTGGCAACAGTGACCTACGCCTTGGACCATATGTCTTTCCTGCACCTGTACATTCTTCTCTATTCATACACCTCAAATCCTCCCCGCTCTCTGCGACTCAGCTCACAAGCATCCCCTCCGTGAAATCTATCCTGATGCCCACCTGCGGGTCAGCAGAGTCGTGCCCGAGACCAGAGTGTAAAGGCAGGCAGTCCTGAGTCCGGGCCCGCTCTGGCACTTTTGAGCTGCATGACCCAGACACATCTGTTCTCTTCTTCCGCGGAGAAGGGACAGTGAGCACCTGTCGTAGCCAGCTGTTAGGACCATCAGGTGACCCAGAGCCTGGCTTAGGACCATTAGGTGAACCAGAGCCTGGCACTCGGCTAGTAAGCGGCCGGGAAGCGGTGGCTCTTAGCTTCAGCATCTtccagccttttctttctttctttctttctgtgctgggtcttcaagCCGGCTCTTCGCCACACAGACTTTCCTCCAgctgcagtgccttctcttgttgcagagcatgggcgcTGGGGTGCAGGAGCTTCCGTTGCTGCAGTCGTTGGGGCACAAGgtctcagcagttgcagctccgaATTGTCGTGGCTCATGAgctctgaggcctgtgggatcttcccagctcaggaatcaaacccacatcagctgcactggcaggcgggttctttacctcggAGCCACTAGGAAGCCCCTGCCACTCGGATCTCATGACGTTTCCTCACCTCCCGTTCACACCCTGTTTACAGCCGTTCAGTTTTGAACCCAATGCATTGTTATCAGGTGCCTTCCTCACACTGGTCAGGGTGTCAGGCATTCGTCCTCCTCAACCAAGGCTGTTCTCCGTGTAGCTGCATTGGAACATTCCGCACGTCCTCgcgcctctctgagcctcatccaTGACTCAGAGGTGATGACAGCACCTGCCAGACCCGGTGCTAGATTTCCCATCTGAGCCTCACAGCCACAGGTGGATATGAGGACCGGATGAAAAAATAACTATGAAATGGCCTGGAAGAGGTCAGACCTGCCTGCCATGCCCTGGAGAAGCGCTGCGCAGCGCTAGCTGTGAGTCAGTTAATGCGACACTCCGGTGCTGGTGGCGGTGGGCACGGCTCAGAAGATCTCAGATCGCTCCTAAGAGCCTCAGATTCCTAGATCCCAGCTTTTAAAATGCAGCTATGAtgctggtttcccaggtggtgcttgcagtaaagaacctacctagtgcaggagatgtaagagatgtgagtccgatccctggtcgggaagctcccctggagcatgaaatggcagcccactccagtattcttgcctggagaatcccatggacagaggagtctggtggcctacggtccatgggatcacaaagagctggacgcaactgaagcgacagcGTGCGTGATGCTGGGCCCTAACATTAGTTGAGTGGATATACCAGGCACTGCTGTGAAAGCACTCTGCATGTGGGGCCCCCTAAGACGCTCACAACCTTTGGGGGTAAGCGGTAccactggaagctcagagaggtcatttaacttgcccaaggccacacagtttGTCCGTGACAGAGTCAAGAGTGAACCTGCCAGGTCCTTGAGTCCACTTCCCAGCTCCTGCCCATTCCCTGTGCTTCTTGGAGCACGTGGTGTGGGTAGGGCTGGGACCCCAGGGCAGGGGAGCCAGGTCCTTGAGCCCACTTCCCAGCTCCTGCCCATTCCCTGTGCCTCTTGGAGCACTGTCgtgcaggcagggctgggacccCAGGGCAGGGGAGGCATTCTCCCTGCGGATGGCCTTTGACCAGCACAGCCTGTCTGGCACTGATCTCCCCTGTTTTCTCTCAGGTCCTGAAGCTGCTTCTCGTGGCCTGGGACCGCCGCCTTATCTTCGCCATCGGGACGTCCAGCACCACGGGCGAGTCAGACACCGTCATCTGGAATGAAGTCCATCACAAGACAGAGTTCGGCTCTAACCTCACTGGCCACGGCTACCCAGATGCCAACTACCTGGATAACGTGCTGGCCGAGCTGGCCGCCCAGGGCATTTCCGAGGACAGCGCTGCCCAGGAGAAGGactgagctgggggaggggggtggatgGGGCTTCGGGGTGGCAGGGGTGTGGGAACcacagggcaggaaggagggagagtcAGGGTGGAAGTTGGTGCCGTGCCCTCCCGAGCCCCTTGTGCCGTCTCCATCTCCCATCCTTCCGGCCACAGCGGGGAGCCAGAGTGAATAAGGGGATGTCATTCACAAACCTCATCCAAGGCGCAGGGGCCGCGGGACGGGGTGAGGGCCGCCCTCGTCTGTTCCGTGGAGCGTCTGTTCCGTGGAGCGTCGGTGCTGGGCGGGCAGGGACTCCCCCCCTcacaccacccccagcccccagcagggGGCACTGTCAGCACACGTGGGGCACGGGCACCTCTTCCCTGGCCTTGTGAAGCCAGGGGCGCCCGCCTTGGCCGGCTTCTCGCTGCTGCCACTCTGCTTGGAGAGCGGGGTTTCTACTTTTCTCTCATCCCCTGGAGGTGAGGCGCTCTCACTGTGCAAGACTGAGGGGCAGAGGAGTGAGCCGCTGCGGCATCGGCAACCAATGCCTCGATGTGCAGCGAGGAAGTGCTTCTCACCAAGAGGGGGCGAGGGCAGCGAGGGCTTCCGGGAGCATCTCAGCTCCCATCGCGGTCCGGGCTGCTCCCGCCTCCCGCTCACCCCTCTGCCCTGTCCAAAGAGGCACCCGATTCTCTTATGCAGACGGAGGGACTCTGGGACTCCTCTCTGGGGCGCGATGTCTCCCGCCTCTCTCTGATCAGACCAGAGCCTGCGTCCCACTTAGCATCTGAATTAGTCCTCAGGGAGAGGAGCCCAACTCTTCCAACTCATCCCAGACCAGCTCAAAGATTCCGTGATTCATCCAGCCACTGTGAGCGGAGCCCAGGCTGGGCTCCGTGCCATCCGTggacgcgtgtgtgtgtgtgtgtgtgtgtgtgcgcgcgcgcgcgcgagtGCACCGCGCGGGACCAGGCTCTGCCGCTGGGCCAGGTTGGCAGAGGGTCCCATCGTGATCTCACACTCTGGTTCTGCAAACGGTCAGACCCCAGTTCTGATGGGACTGAAACAGCCAGGCAGCGGTTCGTCGGCGTGTCTCACTGTCTGACACCCGTCCCCTAGTCAACATGAACCCAGACCGAGACAGGGCTGTgcttgggggctggggggggggggggggggggtcgggcCCCTTTGTATATCTCTGGCAAGGTGGGATCTGAGCTGGTCCACGAGGACCTCAGCGGGTCTCCGTGCACGTTGTCTAATGAGCCTGGAGGTGTGCGGGGACCCTCATCTTCCTCTGCAATGACAGGCTGGCCCAGCACATGAGGGAGCCTCTAGCCCTTTCCCAGCAGGGTTGGGACCACCTTGGGGTCCAGTCCAACCTGTGTCAGGGTTGTGGCCCAAGACCCTGCCTGTCCCCCACATTCCCTTCGGCACCCATGAAGGAGACAGTTGGGGGTcagggaggagagatgggggatgAAGAAGGGAACCCCAATTCTGCCCCCTTTGAAAGTGGATTCTCTGAATTCCGTGTTTGGGGGAAGTTGCTCTGGATCCTAACTCGAATTTGTATACCTCGTGTCTGGGGgtctgacatatatatatgtatatatatatatatatgcacatatatttcaTAGTATTTGGAAGGTTTTCGATGCTGGAAAAATGGGAATGGAAAAGCCTTCAGACGCCGTACTGAAGTTAGAAGCGCAGCCAAGCTTTTCCAAGGGTCGGCTCTGAGTGTCCTGCTCTCAGGCCTGCAGACATTCTGAGGAGGGGAGGCACTGGTGCTGAGCTCGTCCTCCTCTTCCACGTGGCAGAAgacttgaaagtgttagttgccaaGTTGCTTTGGGGGTATTAGTTAGCTCCAGCGAAGGGCGCTCTGGCAGGAGGCCTTCCAGCCTCACCCATCAGCCCTTTATCTCACCAGCAGACCAGGAGACTGGCCCCCAGCCCACCGCACCACGGGGCAGTTTCCTGCCGCAGCCGGGAAGGAAACATCCGAACTCAACGGGAGAaggcctctctccctccctcagcGTTTGACGTCAGCCCATGCCCGTTGCCGGACCACCCTGTGCCAGAGACAGGCCTCATCATAAGCCTGGCTACACCCCCACCCTCCTTCAGCATCCTTGTCCAGGATCCTCCGGGCTCCTCACCCACAGGAATGAGAAAACAGACCCGGAGCCGGCAGGTAGACAGAGAGGTGGTGAAAGAAGGGAGGGTGATAACTGGGAGAGGGCCGTGCGGAGAGACTCatttccctgggttgggcagaagAAGGTGCGGGTGGAGAAGGAGCCGGGcccagggcagagagaagaggctGCAGGGGAAAGGCAGGCAGGCGGTACCTCTTTGAGAGTCATCTTCACACCTTCCAGCCTACCCCTCTCAGGATGCTGAGAGTACTGATGGCCTGTGTCTCTTCCCAAGATGCTCGTAGGGGCTACCTCATCTGCTGCTCTTCTAGTGGGACTTTTGGGCAGAAGGAACTGTTCATGTCCCTTCTAACACTGTGCCAGGcaaagggggtgggaggggcatgCCTCTGCCCTCTCTCTCATGCCAACCTGAAAAGGTACAGCCCTGGGTTGGGCGAGAACCCCCGCCGGCAGAGGTCCTGTGCATCCATCACTCGGATGCAGGAAGTCCTCCCACCGGAAGCCCTGCTGTGTCCCCTGCCCCTTGCAGGGAATCCCACGCCCGCCCTCTCATCGTCTCAGCACCAGCAGCCTCATTTCTCCCCTCCTGAGTCTCCAGGGAGGACGCGTGGGACTGGAGACAAACCCTGTTAGTGCCCATCCCTTGAAAGGtggatcgtgtgtgtgtgtgtgtgtgtgtgtgtgtgtgtgtgtgtgtgtgtgtgtgtgtgtgtagttgccTTTGTTTTCATCCCCCTTTTGGGAAGCCTGGACTTCTCTGTGGTTTCACGCCTGGTCCAATGCTCGTCCTGGTGTTGTGGGCATGAGATGGTTGAGGGGGAGGTCCTGTGTGGTACAAGGGAGGGCCCTGTCCTCTTTTCCTGGTCTGTGGTCCCTGGCATTGatggggggcggcggggcgggggggtggttCTGGGGGAGAGCGGGTGACTGTCCTGTTGTAAATCACTGTAACTGGTGTGTTCTGAAGTCCTTGGTGTTGCTCTGTGAGTGGACATCGCCACCTGGTGCTCATGAGGTTTATGTGCGGAACAATAAACGGCAAACAACAACCGCAAACTGTCCTCAGCCTGCTTTCCGTCCATCGCCTACAGGTGAGGACTTGGGGAACCTCCCCCAGTCCGTGAGCAACCGCAAGCGCTTCCACTGAATGGGAGCGTCCCTTTTTCTACTCCTATTTACCTCTTCTTTACCCACACATTTGACCAAGTAACCTACTTTGACTTCTTGTTCCTCCAAAGAAACATGACCTGGCAGCGGAAACAAGTGAAACGGTAGGGGAAAGACCGTCTTAAAAACCATGAGTGTTTGCTTCTTGAAGTTCCCTTCACTTGGCCACAATATCGGGTATGTTTCAGTAGCTTACAGGCTGTGTTTTTCAGATGTGCTCaattgctaagtggtgtccagctcttcgaccccagggactgtcgcccaccaggctcctctgtccatgagatttcacaggcaagaatactggagtgggtggccatttcctcctccagttttTCAAATCCCGATTTGAATGAGAACACAAAGATAAAATGCAATTGCAAAGGGGCTTTTGTCACCCCAATGTGTCCTTGTTGCTGACACCCTGTGGAGTGTGGTTTTCCTGGAAGTCTGGGTCAGTGTTTCCACAGACTCCAACCTGAGCTAGCCAGTCAAGAAAGCAGGACTCAGAGAGCAGAACCTATGCAACCCCATCAGGGTTTGGATTTTGTAAAGGGACTTGATGAATGCAAACCTCAGGCTGTCTCCTGATTTCCTGTGGATGAATAGAGAACGCGCTCCTCACGTACACACTTTAATGCATATTTATGTGCAACATTGTTAGAAGTGTAAGTTGGTGAAGAACTTTTCATTTCAGTGGGCTGTTAGCACGTGAAAAGTCTCAGAGGTTAAAGGTATACTTTGTTTATCCCACTCAGTAATCTTCAAGAACTCACAGGCAAGTCAGTATCAGCAGGAAAGTGGTCAGCTTGGCTGAAACATACCCACAAAACCCCCAGAGGTAAGGGAAGGCATTTTAATGCTTAAGACGCAGAGGTTTAGTACAGAAGTTGTAGAAATCTCTGTCTGGCTGAGAGCTCAGCTCCAGTTCTGTGAGTCATGCCTCTGTATCGTAGTGGGAGTGACTGTATGACTTCCCTCTTGTCTTCCCACGATCTGGGACAGTTCAAGCTCCCAGAAAAAGGACCTGGTAGAAGCCAAACTTGTGACTGCAGGTGTTAAATGAGGACAGGACAAATTATCCTTCATAGAGGATAACTCACCCATGACATTCGATTTGGTGAAGAAAtatatagctttaaaaatatgGTGCAGATTATTAATGGAGTCACCCTAATAATTACAATTAGGCGAGACCATTCTTAAAATTAGGCAAAGCATCAAATGTCAGGTGACAATCATGCATTTCATGAGGTGTCCCAGGGGAGCCAGCGTGGGACTGAAATAAACGCGCCACAGATGATGCTGGGGGTCTTTTTTCGTTTCATTTAAGAACACTTATCTGATCATGCCAACCTCCTTTCtgctggagaaaagaaaagaacggGGTACACAATTGGGTTTTTTCCTATCTTGTTCAGATTTGGGGGATGAAGTGATAATTAGCTGTAGGTTCACTTTGATTTCTTGCATCTTTCTTGTCTTCTACCCCCAGAAAAATTTTGGAATGTGgggtgtgtgtacgtgtgcattgatgtgggtgtgtgcatgtgatgGGAGAATAGAAAGGGGGGATGGTCATCTATGGATGAGGGAGGGATGGTACCTGGGTAACAGAACATGAGAGAGTCATGCTTGATCTAGCCAAACCTGCAGCTCTTTTCTTTGCCCCGCTTAGCATAAGCTGAGAGGACGAAGCCAAGCAGCTGGTTGTGGGTAAGAATTCCAGTTCCCCAAGAGCACCAGAATCTTTTCTAGCTTTCACCCTTCATTCACTGCTGGTCTCCAAACCACCCCTTCTCCCTTGACCTCCTAAGAGAAGTTTAAATGTTAAAGTATTCTCTGAGGGCTTTACGACACTAGTCTGAAGCCCAAGAGTGGCCTGGTCTCAGTAAGTCTTAATTGTGGGGAGCTTGAAAAGAGTGGGCTTGGTCTAGACACCATCTCCTGGTTCAGAGGATGCTGAGATGGTCCAGAGGAGATGACACAGCCATCAGTACCTCAAAAATGGAATGCGATAGCCAGGCAGGACCTCCTGTATCTTCCAGGGGCTTTTCTGGGAGTGTGAAATCCAGACAGCTttcaaaaaacacaaaatagTGGGAGGGTAACATTTAAAGACATCTTTAGAGCTCATGAATTGGAAACCATGGCTGACCTCATATTAAATACATCTTCAAATCCAAATATGAACATTCTCCCTTTGTCCTTCTCATACATAAGCTTTCAGGTGAAGCAAATGGCACACACTGAGAAGAGACGACCCCCTCAAGTTTTAGGATGACTTTTGCTTAAAAAGTCACAACTGCCCTCCAACCCCTCTCCCAACGTTGTCCATGTGGCTCTGTTTACTTCCTGGCCCAGAGACCTAGAAAGCCCCAGTCCCACAAGGCCTTCTGTCGCACTTGACCCAGCAGTACTTAGAAGGGCagagtggagagagaaagagatgaaagcCATGCTTGAAGGTCTGGCCGGGGAGGAGGGGAGCGGTGTCCTGGGAGAGTCTAAGCAGGGCTCTGTGCCCGCTCTTGGTCAAGGGCATCTCCATTCACGGCAGCGCCTGCAGCCAAACTCTGCTTCTCATCCTGGAGGGCCTGGTATCCCCTTTTCCTGGACTTCCGGGCGCCATAGATGGCCAGGGAGATGACCCCTGCCAGGGCGACGGTCACCCCCAGGGTGAGCCCCGCGGCTGCTCCTCCAGACAGACCCTCGCTGTCTCCGTGGATAACTCTCATGGCCCTGCGAAGTTCCAGGGGCTCCCCCAGCCTCCACTGGTGGGTCTGGGGGTCTTTAATCCAGGAGCTGGCCGTCTCAGGGTTAGTCACCAGGACAGTGTTGGTGGCCGCCTGACTCATGAGAGGTGGTCGGGTGTAAGGAGGGAGTCTGACAGCAGGCAGAGACCCTCCCGTAAAAAGCCCAGCTTTGACACAGTAAGACACTTGGCACCCGTCGCTGATGAGGGCTAGGTGTTGGCTGAAGCCCCCTGGACACTTTTTTAGAGAAGGTGCCCCCATATCTTTGGATGCAGCAGAATCCACCAAGGGGTTCCCCACCACACAGCTAAAGAACCCACCAAAGGGGACAGAAAATCTATATCCCAACTCATAGTCCTGAGAGGCACATACCTTAAGGTTTTCAAAAAGTCTCAGTTGAAAATAGCCGGCTGGGCATGACTGGGCATTGGTCAGAGGATTTATGCTCTTACCACTGAAGAGCCCGCCAAAAAGGAGCCCCGAGTTTTCAGATACTTGGCCACTGGCTGCACACCAAAAAGCCCTGAATTCAGCCCTGGCTACTCGAAACACGTCTTCACAGACGGTCTTGCAGAAGATGTAGAGGGTACACTTGCGTGAGCACTCCAGGTGGTTGTACCCCTCCTCGTGGGTCTGGGCGAGCAGCTGGACTGGGGAGTAACCAGGGGGGCAGGACATGCTGCCGGTCAGCGGATTCTTCTGCTCCAGGTTCTGGCAGAGCTGGACAACCTCATTCCCCAAGAACTGGGTGCATTCCTGGTAAACTCCCCCGAAGGAGAAATTGGTCATCTTCCCCTCGCAAGAACCATCGTCAGTGTTGGCTTGGAAGTTGAAGTTGGGCGAGCTGAGATCCGTGCAGCCAGGGTAGGTGTTGACCGCATAATACCTGCGCACGGCCGCCTCCACCGTCTTGGACAGCTTTCTCACCAAGGGCCCCGGCAGGTCAGGCAGTCGTTCGGGGTTGATGAAGAAATGCAGAGGCAGGCCAGCTCGGTCCATGGCCACCAGGTGGCCGGTGACGCCCTGCTGCCAGGCCTGGAGGGTGATGCCCGGGTAAAATGGAAGTCCCCCGATGCtctgaactctggagttggttCGGTTGGAGAGGTAGCTCCTGGTGAAGGCATTCTGCGAGGTGTAGTTCTCCTCGAATTTGAAGTTCACGATGTTCAGGAAGGTGATCCCAGCGGACGTGGTCACAGCGGTGCGGCTGCTCTGGCTGTCCTGCAGGAAGGACGACCTGATGTGGTCCTCCTGAATGAGCGCAGCCCCTGCGTCCACGCTGCTGATGACATGGGTGCCGTAGTTGAGGACCAGGAGTTCTGCCAAGTAGGTGGCCATCCGGGTCTGGTTGTTCTCCAGTTGCTCCGAGATGTCCATGAGCGCCTTCTTAAACCCCCAGCTTAGCTCTGCATCTGGGTTGattttgactgtgtagaccagGTTTCTTACCTGAACCTGGGTAGTTACAGCTTGGTCCTTCACCTGAAGGGTCTTTATCCTCTGGAACTCAAGGGAGAACTTGCCGTTGACTTTGGAAAAAAGAGAGAGCTCCATGTTGATGGAGTTGGAGGTGCTGCTCTGGTAGTTCACCCAGGACTCCAGGATTTTGGAGTTCATCTCCAGGTTGCTCTGCCTCTGGGGAATGGTGAAGATCTCGTCCGGGATGATGTACTGCCCGTCTTCCGTGGTCCTGCAGTGTCTGTAAGCCAACTCCATCACCCGTCCCATGTCCACATTCCGCAGGTTATCCCAGCCGCCTCCGGGCAAGACAGGCAGAACGGGCACTTTTAAAGCATTCTTGCAATTTTGAAACCCAGCCTCCTCGGTCGCCCCCCAAGATGTGTCCGTTTTAGCCCATGTTGCCACCGCCCAGATTAGAAGGGCACCCCTGAAGCTGTTCATGGCTCAGACAGCCCTGGCCTGACCCACCCGTCCTAAGCTGCGGCCAGCGGGCTTGGGGCagactgaactgatgggaaagAAAGCTGTTGCTGAAACACAAAGTTCAGCAGTTCTCCTAAAGCCACCAGTTCCTCTTTGGGCTAGTCTAATCTCGAAACGGGGAAATGAGAGTCGATTCAAACACTAAGGTCCATCAGGACTTTGAAAAAATTGTGTGGCACAGCCACACAATTGTGAAAACACAGCCCTGTATCCTTAACAGTCAGCTGCCCCCCGACCTCCT
Protein-coding regions in this window:
- the LOC101109907 gene encoding macrophage-expressed gene 1 protein; translation: MNSFRGALLIWAVATWAKTDTSWGATEEAGFQNCKNALKVPVLPVLPGGGWDNLRNVDMGRVMELAYRHCRTTEDGQYIIPDEIFTIPQRQSNLEMNSKILESWVNYQSSTSNSINMELSLFSKVNGKFSLEFQRIKTLQVKDQAVTTQVQVRNLVYTVKINPDAELSWGFKKALMDISEQLENNQTRMATYLAELLVLNYGTHVISSVDAGAALIQEDHIRSSFLQDSQSSRTAVTTSAGITFLNIVNFKFEENYTSQNAFTRSYLSNRTNSRVQSIGGLPFYPGITLQAWQQGVTGHLVAMDRAGLPLHFFINPERLPDLPGPLVRKLSKTVEAAVRRYYAVNTYPGCTDLSSPNFNFQANTDDGSCEGKMTNFSFGGVYQECTQFLGNEVVQLCQNLEQKNPLTGSMSCPPGYSPVQLLAQTHEEGYNHLECSRKCTLYIFCKTVCEDVFRVARAEFRAFWCAASGQVSENSGLLFGGLFSGKSINPLTNAQSCPAGYFQLRLFENLKVCASQDYELGYRFSVPFGGFFSCVVGNPLVDSAASKDMGAPSLKKCPGGFSQHLALISDGCQVSYCVKAGLFTGGSLPAVRLPPYTRPPLMSQAATNTVLVTNPETASSWIKDPQTHQWRLGEPLELRRAMRVIHGDSEGLSGGAAAGLTLGVTVALAGVISLAIYGARKSRKRGYQALQDEKQSLAAGAAVNGDALDQERAQSPA